The Oxalobacter aliiformigenes nucleotide sequence TTGACTGCGACCCTGTTCCTTTCGACAGGCGTAATGGTTGTCGTGATCTGGACGCCATAAAGCCCACGCGACATGTACTGCCGTTTCAGTTCCTGTTCCGCCCTGTCAACCAGCGCCCTGTCATAAATACGTGCCTCGCCGAGACCGACATCCTTTAAGGACTTGATCAGCATTTCCTTGTCGAATTCTTTCGCTCCGGTGAAGTCGACACTGGCAATTGCCGGCCTTTCCTCAACAATGACCACCAGAATATCACCTTCCGCATCGATTCTGACGTCCTTGAAAAAACCGGTCGCATAAAGCGCCTTGATAGCCGATGCAGCCTTTTCATCGGAAAACGTATCCCCGACTCTCACGGGAAGATAATTGAAAACCGTACCGGCTTCCGTACGCTGGATTCCTTCAACGCGAATGTCTTTAACGGTAAAGGGCTCTATTGCCAATGCATGACCGGAATACAGGATCGCACTTGCGGCAGCCAGAACCGACAGGCGAAAAGGTAAACAACGATGAAATAATTTCATGAATCTCATTTAAAGATGCAAACAGAGATATCCATCCATACTGTTAATCATCATTCAGAAAAAAAGACGGACGACATCATTAAAAACGGCAATCAGCAACAATATTCCCAGGATGCCCATTCCGATTTTATAACCTATCGTTGCCACTTTTTCAGGAATGGAACCACCCGTCACAACTTCCACAGCATAATACAGCAAAAGACCACCATCCAACACAGGTATGGGCAGCAAATTCATCACCCCGATACTGATGCTGATAAAAACAATAAAATGCAGATAACGAATCAGGCCGGCACGTGCCGTCTGCCCCGCATAATCGGCTATGGCAATGGGACCGGTAATATTTTTCAGCGAAACATCACCTGTTATCATTTTTCCGATCATTTTCACCGTAATAACCGATGTTTCCCATGTTTTGCTGACGCCTTCGGCCAATGCGACAGGAACACTGTAACTCAACACCGTCATCTCAGGCATGACAGAAACCATGGCATCCATTTTGCCGACAAGCTGGTCTTTTTCCGGCCTGGCTGCAGGAGTTAACGAAACGGCAACGGGCCGACCATTCCTCATGACTTCCAGAGCCATGGGTTTGCCGGGAGAATTCCGTACGGCAATAATCAGGGCCAATGAGTCGATAACCGGATTTCCATCTATCCCGATAACCCTATCCCCTTTTTTCAAGCCCGCTTTTTCCGCTATGCCTCCCGCTTCGACAGCGGCTATCACAGCCGGAGGCCGCTCAACGGACAACCCCAGTTTCCCAATAAAATCCTTGTCAACATCTTCTATCGACAGATGATCTGTCGGCAGAATGACCGTAACAGGCCCGGTTTTGTCATCATCGTTCTTGTTATGCTTTACATACGTCAGCAAAACGGCCGGACGTTCTTCCATCAGAACTTCCGTCATCTTCCATCGCACCTGTTGCCAGTTATGGATCGGCATGTCATCAATGGCCACTATGGTTTCTCCACCTCTCAGGCCTGCCCTGTAGGCTACGGTATTTTCAGGAATCTCCCGAAGCCTGGCCACAGGTTCCGGCATACCATAAATATACAATCCGGTCAGCACAACAATCGCCAGTATGAAATTGGCCAACGGACCTGCCGCCACAATAGCCATACGGCGCCATACATTCTGGCTCGTAAATTCCCGCTTTCTGTCTTCTTCAGAGACT carries:
- the rseP gene encoding RIP metalloprotease RseP — protein: MIIIQTILAFILALSVLIVIHELGHYWMARLCNVKVLRFSLGMGKVLFSREFGPDKTEWAISALPLGGYVKLLDARSDDLGTVSEEDRKREFTSQNVWRRMAIVAAGPLANFILAIVVLTGLYIYGMPEPVARLREIPENTVAYRAGLRGGETIVAIDDMPIHNWQQVRWKMTEVLMEERPAVLLTYVKHNKNDDDKTGPVTVILPTDHLSIEDVDKDFIGKLGLSVERPPAVIAAVEAGGIAEKAGLKKGDRVIGIDGNPVIDSLALIIAVRNSPGKPMALEVMRNGRPVAVSLTPAARPEKDQLVGKMDAMVSVMPEMTVLSYSVPVALAEGVSKTWETSVITVKMIGKMITGDVSLKNITGPIAIADYAGQTARAGLIRYLHFIVFISISIGVMNLLPIPVLDGGLLLYYAVEVVTGGSIPEKVATIGYKIGMGILGILLLIAVFNDVVRLFF